In Streptomyces showdoensis, the following proteins share a genomic window:
- a CDS encoding methyltransferase — MSSISPRETAADLAAVATLLEMADRLGIVPLLERGEPVTSAELAVAADVPEEGMDGFLATLVAAALVVPTGVKEFRVAEDFADRIHDSGYLTWSLRANQPYVQNPAAFLRDPAAAGAQFRRNGREVAVSSRWIGSQGFYPAATEAILAARPKHIVDLGAGAAGLLIDLLGRLPESTGVALDMSAGACQEAARAARDAGVGERLTVVERPIQSIADDPGPVAGADVIHAGFVFHDIVLEGDVFDRVLRQCREALRPGGIMAITDAVPYASAERERRFSALFTYLHAGFMNVTLPPEEDWLARFRQAGFEQAECVPHRFPGGRLFIATK, encoded by the coding sequence ATGTCAAGCATCAGCCCCCGGGAGACCGCAGCCGATCTCGCCGCCGTCGCCACGCTGCTCGAAATGGCCGACCGGCTGGGCATCGTCCCGCTGCTGGAGCGCGGTGAGCCGGTGACCTCGGCCGAGCTGGCCGTGGCCGCGGACGTGCCGGAGGAGGGCATGGACGGCTTCCTGGCCACCCTGGTCGCCGCGGCGCTGGTGGTGCCGACCGGTGTCAAGGAGTTCCGGGTCGCGGAGGACTTCGCCGACCGGATCCACGACTCCGGCTACCTCACCTGGTCGCTGCGGGCCAACCAGCCGTACGTCCAGAACCCCGCCGCGTTCCTGCGCGACCCGGCCGCCGCCGGAGCGCAGTTCCGGCGCAACGGGCGCGAGGTGGCGGTCAGTTCCCGGTGGATCGGCAGCCAGGGCTTCTACCCGGCCGCGACCGAGGCGATCCTGGCCGCGCGGCCGAAGCACATCGTCGACCTCGGTGCCGGTGCCGCCGGCCTGCTGATCGACCTGCTCGGCCGGCTGCCGGAGAGCACCGGCGTGGCCCTGGACATGAGTGCCGGCGCGTGTCAGGAGGCGGCCCGCGCGGCTCGGGACGCGGGGGTCGGCGAGCGCCTGACGGTGGTGGAGCGGCCGATCCAGTCCATCGCCGACGACCCCGGCCCGGTGGCCGGCGCCGACGTCATCCACGCCGGGTTCGTCTTCCACGACATCGTGCTGGAGGGCGACGTCTTCGACCGGGTGCTGCGGCAGTGCCGGGAGGCGCTGCGCCCGGGCGGCATCATGGCGATCACCGACGCGGTGCCGTACGCGTCGGCGGAGCGCGAGCGCCGGTTCAGCGCGCTGTTCACCTACCTGCACGCCGGGTTCATGAACGTGACGCTGCCCCCGGAGGAGGACTGGCTGGCCCGCTTCCGGCAGGCCGGCTTCGAGCAGGCCGAGTGCGTGCCGCACCGCTTCCCCGGCGGCCGCCTCTTCATCGCGACCAAGTGA
- a CDS encoding non-ribosomal peptide synthetase, which produces MPFSPERLPSADIDPHESLHGLVARHAADRGDAPALRCGPDELRYADLDARANQLAHALRARGIGAEDVVALALPRSAELIVAMLAVGKAGGAFLPVDVHHPAERIAFMCADSAPRLLLTTEAARHGLPDTPGTVQVPLSELLAEAAAAPVTAPDPVDRPLSLAYVIYTSGSTGRPKGVAVPHRGLPPFAADLVERMASGPDAVVSQLASPSFDAMIIEVLLAFAPGGTLVVSPPDPLAGEDLAAFLAEHRITHAFVPPSVLATVPPAELPELRSLMVGGEACGARLVEAWAPGRRMVNGYGPTETTIAVTLSAPLEPGPDAPPIGSRSGATRLYVLDDALRPTPPGEIGELYSGGEGVTRGYVDRAGLTSERYVADPFGEPGTRMYRTGDLVRRLPDGQLAYCGRADDQVKIRGLRIEPGEIESALAGHPAVEQARVLVHEDRLGEKRLAAYLVAAPAPETEDGNAERHVDEWQQIYETFYDESDRSAFGADFSGWNSTYTGEGIPVEEMARWREAIVTRVRGFAPKRVLEVGVGSGLILTPLVGGVDEYWGTDYSASAIEGLRDRLAGEPDTAGKVTLRHQAADVTDGLPRGHFDTIVINSVVQYFPDERYLRDVLTKLLDLLAPGGRLLVGDVRCLPLVDSMWTGVRLAQLDHDPDPAVLRREVEQAVLLEKELLIDPGLFGTVGAGAVDVRLKRGADHNELTKHRYDVVLHKDGTAAQDLSAAPALGWGAEVRGPEELAARLADGTALRLTGVRNARVAGEVAAARAVRAGAPVETTRAALDGPDDRIDPEYWHSLAAAHGRSAVVTWSADGPDLLDVLFPAAGAGEALDGVYLPGGPAGTTGSAGPAGTTGTTDAIGTAGTAGFTNDPIATRRRGLLVAALRDWAKERLPSYLVPAAFVVLDALPLTASGKLDRQALPEPDFRGDVSGRAPRDARERLLCELAAELLDRAWVSIDDDFFELGGHSLLAARLLNRIRGAFGVRLGLDALFATPTVAGLAATLAETAGQEAPALVAAPRPDRVPLSWAQQRLWFVNRMDPLGWTYNLPVVLRLTGPVDRAALAASVEDLTARHESLRTVFEEQDGQPYQRILSQVPAGDLVRVLDVPEPELDEAVRTACRQPFDITAEVPVRVWLLRTAPDRHVLVLVLHHIAGDGWSMQPLARDLATAYAARVTGAAPEWRPLPVQYADYALWQRDLLSTAYQEQLTGFWRDRLADLPEELALPYDRPRPSGADHAGELLPLRIPAPLHAALLGLAQQSRTTLFMVLHAALAALYTRLGAGTDIPVGTVVAGRGDDQLEELVGFFVNNLVLRTDTSGDPTFRELLERTRTEDVAALSHQELPFDRLVEALNPARALSRHPLFQTTLVLQNNADADFALAGLDVEVVRSTPSAAQLDLFVNLTEAYGRDGAADGIVGEIVYRTGLFDRDTVQALADRFVRVLRAVTADPDARLGGLDVLAEDERDTILRSWNDTGRALPEASLPGLFAEHVAAAPDAVAVAGPVVLTYAELDRRANHLAHRLVAAGALPDRPVALLQERSAELIVSMLAVLKAGSAYLPLPSTVPADRMRAMAERAGAALLVTDRPHELTGLTVLAPEEGEAAEPPRADPHPDQAAYVMFTSGSTGVPKAVVLTHRNAAGFVRDRLWRAGGTVLMHSATGFDASVHEIWTPLLTGGTVVVAPDGVLDDAGLARAVAESGVDRVWLTSGLFAALAEDPECFAGVREILTGGDVVPPAAVARLLDRHPGLTVRALYGPTETTTCSSRFSMSAGQDVPGRVPIGAPMDNTRLYVLDERLQPVPAGVPGELYIAGSGVSRGYAGRPDLTAERFTADPWGPAGGRMYRTGDITRWRADGTLDFVGRADAQVKIRGFRVEPAEVESSLTALAEIGQAFVTAHEDHGGERRLVAYLVPEDAAPDLAAVRDHVAAALPDYMVPSAFVVLDRLPLTGNGKVDRRALPEPAFETGSGYTAPRTPTEEILVELMGELLGRSRVGAHDNFFDLGGHSLLATRLVNRVRTHLGADLGVADLFEAPTAAALAARIASGDASGRTRGALVPAERPSPLPLSYAQERLWFLSRWNGLGWPLVLRLDGALDTGALRAAVGDLLDRHETLRTRFPEVDGAPGQEILKEADPDEVLRALRVDPADLDRELAAAAGHRFDLTTELPLRLHLFTTGPDRHTLLLLLHHIAGDGWSQAPLTHDLAQAYAARVRGDAPVWRPLPVQYADYTLWQRSLLEGPDGERLSGYWSERLAALPQELALPYDRPRPDSSDLRGALLPVTLPAPLHAGLLALARRTHTTLFMVLHAALATLYTRLGAGTDIPIGTAVAGRSDDSLDQLVGCFVNSLVLRTDTGGDPSFRELLTRVRELDLAAYAHQELPFDRIVTALNPARTLSRHPLFQTMLVLQNNAEASFALPGVEVSPAPTGGALDAIRVGPVDFDLSLSFAERHGEGRAPEGITGEVRYRTDLFDRETVTALMDRLTRVLSAAVADPDLPIGRIDLLSDAERRAALSDRADTGRPVVDEDLAVLFARQAAATPDAVAAVEGDRSISYRDLDRRANHLAHALVAAGCAPDDPVAVRQPRGIDYLVTVLAVVKAGGGYLPLPASAPLARQQRMVDHMRASLLVTDTPTALTGVTVVAPSPGAEEHGPAVTTHPELTAYTMFTSGSTGTPKAVGVSHRSVAEFVTDRAWAELRPADALMHSPTSFDPSTYEIWLPLLTGGRVVIAPEGDLDTEVLARTIVEGKATTAVFTSALFNLMAAEARPALAALDLVWMAGDVVSPASVADLVADAPDTAVAAAWGTTETTVISSWYPIATVPARTVPIGRAMDHTRLYLLDERLRPVAPGVPGEVYVTGTGLARGYAHQPDVTAARFVADPYGPAGGRMYRTGDLARYRTDGVLEFEGRVDAQLKVRGFRIEPAEVEAALTGHPDVAHATVTGDGERLVGYLVPADVDVAAVREHAARTLPDYMVPSVFVTLDRLPLTGNGKVDRKALPAPGPGTSAMEYVAPRDERETALCAMFAEVLKTERVGVHDNFFDLGGHSLLATRLLNRVRTRFDASLSVAALFESPTVAALAERLGRSAGRSRPKLRRRTEPSGAQPDPR; this is translated from the coding sequence ATGCCGTTTTCGCCGGAGCGCCTGCCCTCGGCCGATATCGACCCGCACGAGTCCTTGCACGGCCTCGTGGCCCGGCACGCGGCGGACCGCGGTGACGCGCCGGCGCTGCGCTGCGGCCCGGACGAGCTGCGGTACGCCGACCTGGACGCCCGGGCCAACCAGCTGGCCCACGCGCTGCGGGCCCGCGGCATCGGCGCCGAGGACGTGGTGGCGCTCGCGCTGCCCCGCTCGGCCGAGCTGATCGTCGCCATGCTCGCGGTCGGGAAGGCCGGCGGCGCGTTCCTGCCGGTCGACGTCCACCACCCGGCCGAGCGGATCGCGTTCATGTGCGCCGACAGCGCGCCCCGCCTCCTGCTGACCACCGAGGCGGCGCGGCACGGGCTGCCCGACACCCCGGGCACCGTCCAGGTGCCGCTGTCGGAGCTCCTGGCCGAGGCGGCGGCCGCGCCGGTGACCGCCCCGGACCCGGTGGACCGTCCGCTGTCGCTGGCCTACGTCATCTACACGTCCGGCTCGACCGGCCGGCCCAAGGGCGTCGCGGTCCCGCACCGCGGGCTGCCGCCGTTCGCGGCCGACCTGGTGGAGCGGATGGCGTCGGGCCCCGACGCGGTGGTGTCCCAGCTCGCCTCGCCCAGCTTCGACGCGATGATCATCGAGGTGCTGCTGGCCTTCGCGCCGGGCGGCACCCTGGTCGTCTCGCCCCCCGACCCGCTGGCCGGCGAGGACCTGGCCGCGTTCCTGGCGGAGCACCGGATCACCCACGCGTTCGTCCCGCCGTCGGTGCTGGCGACCGTGCCGCCGGCCGAGCTGCCGGAGCTGCGCTCCCTGATGGTCGGCGGCGAGGCGTGCGGCGCCCGGCTGGTGGAGGCCTGGGCCCCCGGCCGCCGGATGGTCAACGGCTACGGGCCCACCGAGACCACCATCGCCGTCACCCTCTCCGCCCCGCTCGAACCCGGGCCGGACGCCCCGCCGATCGGCTCCCGGTCCGGCGCCACCCGCCTGTACGTCCTGGACGACGCGCTGCGCCCGACGCCCCCCGGCGAGATCGGCGAGCTGTACAGCGGCGGCGAGGGCGTGACCCGCGGGTACGTGGACCGCGCCGGGCTCACCTCCGAGCGCTACGTCGCCGACCCCTTCGGGGAGCCCGGCACCCGGATGTACCGCACCGGCGACCTGGTGCGGCGGCTGCCCGACGGTCAGCTCGCCTACTGCGGCCGGGCCGACGACCAGGTCAAGATCCGCGGCCTGCGGATCGAGCCGGGCGAGATCGAGTCGGCCCTCGCCGGGCACCCGGCGGTGGAGCAGGCCCGGGTGCTGGTGCACGAGGACCGGCTCGGCGAGAAGCGCCTCGCCGCCTATCTGGTCGCGGCACCGGCGCCGGAGACCGAGGACGGCAACGCCGAGCGGCACGTCGACGAGTGGCAGCAGATCTACGAGACCTTCTACGACGAGTCCGACCGCTCCGCGTTCGGCGCCGACTTCTCGGGCTGGAACTCCACGTACACCGGCGAGGGGATCCCCGTCGAGGAGATGGCCCGCTGGCGGGAGGCGATCGTCACCCGCGTCCGCGGCTTCGCGCCGAAGCGCGTCCTGGAGGTCGGCGTCGGATCCGGCCTGATCCTCACGCCGCTGGTCGGCGGGGTCGACGAGTACTGGGGCACCGACTACTCGGCGTCCGCGATCGAGGGTCTGCGCGACCGGCTCGCCGGCGAGCCGGACACCGCCGGCAAGGTCACCCTGCGCCACCAGGCGGCCGACGTCACCGACGGCCTGCCCCGCGGCCACTTCGACACGATCGTCATCAACTCGGTCGTGCAGTACTTCCCCGACGAGCGGTACCTGCGGGACGTGCTCACCAAGCTGCTCGACCTGCTCGCTCCGGGCGGCCGCCTGCTCGTGGGCGACGTGCGCTGCCTGCCGCTCGTCGACAGCATGTGGACCGGCGTCCGGCTCGCGCAGCTCGACCACGACCCGGACCCCGCGGTGCTGCGCCGCGAGGTCGAGCAGGCCGTGCTCCTGGAGAAGGAGCTCCTGATCGACCCGGGCCTCTTCGGCACCGTCGGCGCGGGCGCGGTCGACGTGCGGCTCAAGCGCGGCGCCGACCACAACGAGCTGACCAAGCACCGCTACGACGTGGTGCTGCACAAGGACGGCACCGCCGCCCAGGACCTGTCGGCGGCCCCGGCGCTGGGCTGGGGGGCCGAGGTGCGGGGCCCCGAGGAGCTGGCCGCCCGGCTGGCCGACGGCACCGCGCTGCGGCTCACCGGGGTGCGCAACGCCCGGGTCGCCGGTGAGGTCGCCGCGGCACGGGCGGTCCGGGCGGGCGCGCCGGTGGAGACCACGCGCGCCGCGCTGGACGGGCCGGACGACCGGATCGACCCGGAGTACTGGCACTCCCTCGCCGCCGCGCACGGGCGATCCGCCGTGGTCACCTGGTCCGCGGACGGCCCGGACCTGCTCGACGTCCTCTTCCCGGCCGCCGGCGCGGGCGAGGCGCTGGACGGGGTGTACCTGCCCGGCGGTCCCGCGGGAACGACGGGCTCCGCCGGCCCCGCGGGCACTACGGGCACCACCGACGCCATCGGCACCGCGGGCACCGCAGGCTTCACCAACGACCCCATCGCCACCCGTCGTCGCGGGCTGCTCGTCGCGGCGCTGCGCGACTGGGCCAAGGAGCGGCTGCCCTCCTACCTGGTGCCCGCCGCCTTCGTGGTGCTCGACGCCCTGCCCCTGACGGCGAGCGGCAAGCTGGACCGGCAGGCGCTGCCCGAGCCCGACTTCCGCGGCGACGTGTCCGGCCGGGCCCCCCGTGACGCGCGGGAGAGGCTGCTCTGCGAGCTCGCCGCCGAACTCCTGGACCGGGCCTGGGTCAGCATCGACGACGACTTCTTCGAGCTCGGCGGCCACTCGCTGCTCGCCGCCCGCCTGCTCAACCGGATCCGGGGCGCCTTCGGCGTCCGGCTCGGGCTCGACGCGCTGTTCGCCACGCCCACCGTCGCCGGTCTCGCGGCCACCCTCGCCGAGACCGCCGGGCAGGAGGCGCCCGCCCTGGTCGCGGCCCCGCGGCCGGACCGCGTCCCGCTGTCCTGGGCGCAGCAGCGCCTGTGGTTCGTGAACCGGATGGATCCGCTCGGCTGGACCTACAACCTGCCCGTGGTGCTGCGCCTGACCGGCCCCGTCGACCGGGCCGCGCTGGCCGCCTCGGTCGAGGACCTGACGGCGCGGCACGAGTCGCTGCGCACCGTCTTCGAGGAGCAGGACGGACAGCCGTACCAGCGCATCCTGTCCCAGGTGCCGGCGGGAGACCTGGTCCGGGTGCTCGACGTGCCCGAGCCGGAGCTCGACGAGGCCGTGCGGACCGCGTGCCGGCAGCCCTTCGACATCACCGCCGAGGTGCCCGTCCGGGTGTGGCTGCTGCGCACCGCCCCGGACCGGCACGTGCTGGTCCTCGTGCTGCACCACATCGCCGGCGACGGCTGGTCGATGCAGCCGCTGGCCCGGGACCTGGCCACCGCGTACGCGGCCCGGGTCACCGGCGCCGCACCGGAGTGGCGGCCGCTGCCCGTCCAGTACGCCGACTACGCGCTGTGGCAGCGCGACCTGCTCAGCACGGCGTACCAGGAGCAGCTGACGGGATTCTGGCGGGACCGCCTGGCGGACCTCCCGGAGGAACTGGCCCTGCCCTACGACCGGCCCCGCCCGAGCGGCGCCGACCACGCCGGCGAGCTGCTCCCCCTGCGGATACCGGCCCCGCTGCACGCCGCCCTGCTCGGCCTGGCCCAGCAGAGCCGGACCACGCTCTTCATGGTGCTGCACGCCGCCCTGGCCGCGCTCTACACGCGGCTCGGCGCGGGCACCGACATCCCCGTCGGCACCGTGGTCGCGGGGCGCGGCGACGACCAGCTGGAAGAGCTGGTCGGCTTCTTCGTCAACAACCTGGTGCTGCGCACCGACACCTCGGGCGACCCGACCTTCCGCGAGCTCCTGGAGCGCACCAGGACCGAGGACGTGGCCGCGCTCAGCCACCAGGAGCTGCCCTTCGACCGGCTGGTCGAGGCGCTCAACCCGGCCCGCGCGCTGAGCCGCCACCCGCTGTTCCAGACCACGCTGGTGCTGCAGAACAACGCGGACGCCGACTTCGCCCTGGCCGGCCTGGACGTCGAGGTGGTCCGGTCGACGCCGTCCGCCGCCCAGCTCGACCTCTTCGTGAACCTCACCGAGGCGTACGGGCGGGACGGCGCCGCCGACGGCATCGTCGGCGAGATCGTCTACCGCACCGGGCTCTTCGACCGGGACACCGTGCAGGCCCTGGCCGACCGGTTCGTCCGCGTCCTGCGGGCCGTCACGGCCGACCCCGACGCCCGGCTCGGCGGGCTCGACGTGCTCGCCGAGGACGAGCGCGACACCATCCTGCGCTCCTGGAACGACACCGGGCGCGCGCTGCCCGAGGCCTCGCTGCCGGGGCTGTTCGCCGAGCACGTCGCGGCGGCCCCGGACGCGGTGGCGGTCGCCGGACCGGTCGTCCTCACGTACGCCGAGCTCGACCGGCGGGCCAACCACCTGGCCCACCGGCTGGTCGCGGCCGGGGCGCTCCCGGACCGGCCGGTGGCGCTGCTGCAGGAGCGTTCGGCCGAGCTGATCGTGTCGATGCTCGCGGTGCTCAAGGCCGGGTCCGCGTACCTGCCGCTGCCCTCGACGGTGCCCGCCGACCGGATGCGCGCGATGGCCGAACGGGCCGGCGCCGCCCTGCTCGTGACCGACCGGCCGCACGAGCTGACGGGCCTGACCGTGCTGGCGCCCGAGGAGGGCGAGGCGGCCGAGCCGCCCCGCGCCGACCCGCACCCGGACCAGGCCGCGTACGTGATGTTCACCAGCGGCTCGACCGGGGTGCCGAAGGCCGTGGTCCTGACGCACCGCAACGCGGCCGGGTTCGTCCGCGACCGGCTCTGGCGGGCCGGCGGCACGGTGCTGATGCACTCCGCCACGGGCTTCGACGCGTCGGTGCACGAGATCTGGACCCCGCTGCTGACCGGCGGCACGGTCGTCGTGGCGCCCGACGGCGTCCTCGACGACGCCGGTCTGGCCCGCGCGGTGGCCGAGTCCGGCGTGGACCGGGTCTGGCTCACCTCCGGCCTGTTCGCGGCACTCGCCGAGGACCCGGAGTGCTTCGCGGGCGTCCGGGAGATCCTGACCGGCGGCGACGTGGTGCCGCCCGCGGCGGTCGCGCGGCTGCTGGACCGGCACCCCGGCCTCACGGTCCGGGCCCTGTACGGCCCGACCGAGACCACCACCTGCTCCTCCCGGTTCTCGATGTCCGCAGGCCAGGACGTGCCCGGCCGGGTGCCGATCGGCGCCCCGATGGACAACACCCGGCTGTACGTGCTCGACGAGCGGCTCCAGCCGGTGCCGGCCGGGGTCCCCGGCGAGCTCTACATCGCCGGCTCGGGGGTGTCGCGCGGATACGCAGGCCGGCCCGACCTGACCGCCGAGCGGTTCACCGCCGACCCGTGGGGCCCGGCCGGCGGCCGGATGTACCGCACCGGCGACATCACCCGGTGGCGTGCCGACGGCACCCTCGACTTCGTCGGGCGGGCCGACGCCCAGGTGAAGATCCGCGGCTTCCGGGTCGAACCCGCCGAGGTCGAGTCCTCGCTGACCGCGCTCGCGGAGATCGGGCAGGCCTTCGTCACCGCCCACGAGGACCACGGGGGCGAACGCCGGCTCGTCGCCTATCTCGTCCCCGAGGACGCGGCCCCGGACCTCGCCGCCGTACGGGACCACGTCGCCGCCGCGCTGCCCGACTACATGGTGCCGAGCGCCTTCGTCGTCCTCGACCGGCTGCCGCTGACCGGCAACGGCAAGGTCGACCGGCGGGCCCTGCCGGAGCCCGCGTTCGAGACCGGCTCCGGGTACACGGCCCCGCGCACCCCGACCGAGGAGATCCTCGTCGAGCTCATGGGCGAGCTGCTCGGCAGGTCCCGGGTCGGCGCCCACGACAACTTCTTCGACCTCGGCGGCCACTCGCTCCTCGCCACCCGGCTGGTCAACCGGGTCCGCACGCACCTGGGCGCGGACCTGGGCGTCGCGGACCTGTTCGAGGCGCCGACGGCGGCGGCGCTCGCCGCGCGCATCGCCTCCGGCGACGCGTCGGGCCGGACCCGCGGCGCCCTGGTGCCGGCCGAACGGCCCAGCCCGCTGCCCCTGTCCTACGCCCAGGAGCGGCTGTGGTTCCTGTCCCGGTGGAACGGGCTCGGCTGGCCGCTGGTGCTGCGCCTGGACGGGGCCCTGGACACCGGGGCGCTGCGCGCCGCCGTGGGCGACCTGCTGGACCGGCACGAGACCCTGCGGACCCGCTTCCCGGAGGTCGACGGGGCGCCCGGCCAGGAGATCCTGAAGGAGGCCGACCCCGACGAGGTGCTGCGGGCGCTCCGGGTGGACCCGGCCGACCTGGACCGCGAGCTGGCGGCCGCGGCCGGCCACCGTTTCGACCTGACCACCGAACTGCCGCTGCGGCTGCACCTGTTCACCACCGGCCCGGACCGGCACACCCTGCTGCTGCTCCTGCACCACATCGCCGGCGACGGCTGGTCCCAGGCCCCGCTGACGCACGACCTCGCCCAGGCCTACGCCGCCCGGGTCCGCGGCGACGCGCCGGTCTGGCGCCCGCTGCCGGTCCAGTACGCCGACTACACCCTGTGGCAGCGGTCCCTGCTCGAAGGACCGGACGGCGAACGCCTCTCCGGGTACTGGTCCGAGCGGCTCGCCGCGCTCCCGCAGGAGCTGGCCCTCCCCTACGACCGGCCCCGGCCGGACTCCTCGGACCTGCGGGGCGCCCTGCTCCCGGTCACGCTGCCCGCACCGCTGCACGCCGGACTGCTGGCTCTGGCCCGGCGCACCCACACCACGCTGTTCATGGTGCTGCACGCCGCGCTCGCGACGCTCTACACCCGGCTCGGGGCGGGCACCGACATCCCGATCGGCACCGCGGTCGCCGGCCGCAGCGACGACAGCCTCGACCAGCTGGTCGGCTGCTTCGTGAACAGCCTGGTGCTGCGCACCGACACCGGCGGGGACCCGAGCTTCCGCGAACTGCTGACCCGGGTGCGGGAGCTGGACCTGGCGGCCTACGCCCACCAGGAGCTGCCGTTCGACCGGATCGTCACGGCGCTCAACCCGGCCCGCACGCTGAGCCGGCACCCGCTCTTCCAGACCATGCTGGTCCTGCAGAACAACGCCGAGGCCTCCTTCGCCCTGCCGGGCGTCGAGGTGTCGCCGGCGCCGACCGGGGGCGCGCTCGACGCGATCCGGGTCGGCCCGGTCGACTTCGACCTCAGCCTGAGCTTCGCCGAGCGGCACGGGGAGGGCCGGGCGCCCGAGGGCATCACCGGCGAGGTGCGCTACCGCACCGATCTGTTCGACCGGGAGACCGTGACCGCTCTGATGGACCGGCTGACACGGGTCCTGAGCGCGGCCGTCGCCGATCCGGACCTGCCGATCGGGCGGATCGACCTGCTCTCCGACGCCGAACGCCGGGCCGCGCTGTCGGACCGGGCGGACACCGGGCGGCCGGTCGTCGACGAGGACCTCGCCGTGCTCTTCGCCCGGCAGGCCGCCGCCACCCCGGACGCGGTCGCCGCGGTCGAGGGCGACCGGTCGATCAGCTACCGGGACCTGGACCGGCGCGCCAACCACCTGGCGCACGCCCTGGTCGCGGCGGGCTGCGCGCCCGACGACCCGGTGGCGGTGCGTCAGCCGCGCGGCATCGACTACCTCGTGACCGTCCTCGCGGTCGTCAAGGCCGGCGGCGGCTACCTGCCGCTGCCCGCGTCCGCGCCGCTCGCCCGGCAGCAGCGGATGGTCGACCACATGCGGGCGTCGCTGCTCGTCACCGACACGCCCACCGCGCTGACCGGGGTCACGGTCGTGGCGCCCTCCCCGGGCGCCGAGGAGCACGGACCCGCCGTCACCACCCACCCCGAGCTCACCGCGTACACGATGTTCACCAGCGGCTCGACGGGCACGCCCAAGGCGGTCGGCGTCTCGCACCGCAGCGTCGCCGAGTTCGTCACCGACCGCGCCTGGGCGGAACTGCGGCCGGCGGACGCGCTGATGCACTCGCCGACCTCGTTCGACCCGTCCACGTACGAGATCTGGCTGCCGCTGCTGACCGGCGGACGGGTGGTGATCGCTCCCGAGGGAGACCTGGACACCGAGGTGCTGGCCCGCACCATCGTCGAGGGCAAGGCCACCACCGCGGTCTTCACCTCCGCGCTGTTCAACCTGATGGCGGCGGAGGCCCGGCCGGCGCTGGCCGCGCTGGACCTCGTGTGGATGGCCGGCGACGTGGTGTCGCCCGCCTCGGTCGCGGATCTGGTGGCCGACGCTCCGGACACCGCGGTCGCCGCCGCCTGGGGCACCACGGAGACCACCGTCATCTCCTCCTGGTACCCGATCGCCACGGTGCCCGCGCGTACGGTGCCGATCGGCCGGGCGATGGACCACACCCGGCTGTACCTGCTCGACGAGCGGCTGCGGCCGGTGGCCCCCGGGGTGCCCGGAGAGGTGTACGTGACCGGGACCGGCCTGGCCCGCGGCTACGCGCACCAGCCGGACGTGACCGCGGCCCGCTTCGTCGCCGACCCGTACGGCCCGGCCGGCGGGCGGATGTACCGCACCGGCGACCTCGCCCGCTACCGGACCGACGGGGTGCTGGAGTTCGAGGGCCGGGTCGACGCGCAGCTGAAGGTCCGCGGGTTCCGGATCGAACCGGCCGAGGTCGAGGCGGCCCTGACCGGCCACCCGGACGTGGCCCACGCGACGGTGACCGGGGACGGCGAGCGGCTGGTCGGCTATCTCGTGCCGGCGGACGTGGACGTGGCCGCCGTCCGGGAGCACGCCGCCCGGACGCTGCCGGACTACATGGTGCCGAGCGTGTTCGTCACGCTGGACCGGCTGCCGCTGACCGGCAACGGCAAGGTCGACCGGAAGGCGCTGCCGGCCCCCGGCCCGGGCACGTCCGCCATGGAGTACGTGGCGCCGCGGGACGAGCGGGAGACCGCGCTGTGCGCGATGTTCGCCGAGGTCCTGAAGACCGAACGGGTCGGCGTGCACGACAACTTCTTCGACCTCGGCGGCCATTCGCTGCTCGCCACCCGCCTGCTCAACCGGGTGCGCACCCGCTTCGACGCGAGCCTCAGCGTGGCCGCCCTGTTCGAGTCCCCGACGGTGGCGGCGCTCGCCGAACGCCTCGGCCGGTCCGCCGGCCGCAGCCGGCCGAAGCTCCGCCGGCGCACCGAACCCTCCGGCGCCCAGCCGGACCCCCGATGA